A section of the Leptospira kobayashii genome encodes:
- a CDS encoding adenylate/guanylate cyclase domain-containing protein: MPYYLKKLILILFVPGFVFLSCQKQERHADPASQGVLDLETWDFSKNGIVALDGEWEFYWNQTYEDISSSMETENPASFVTVSIPSTWKGMEVEGKTLEGFGYASYRLKLKLPENNPPLAIHNLDLSSAYKLYVNGKLVHEEGKVSRFPERFHPSYKPGLFDLENLSGETEIVYEVSNYHYPKGGFWESAEIGERKQVYGKLNRIYQVTSFIAGSIFLWALYHIGLFIMRRQDKASLFIALFSLLLILRILTTGERLLTSIFPEIPMDLLIRFEFSTFYISTAVFVYFYHLIFPTTLGKRTTLAILTLITPFMISLFFPVHQFASLVLYFQLLLMVICLVIIAATVMAFNNDKVAASMSLAGFLFVCAALTNDILYQNNVINTLNLTPFGFLLFILFQGYILSYGFTRAYESIEKLKENLEGSNEQLNSLKEGLEGLVVERTKELANSRENIQRLNEFAKTLNSSLRLESIMSKAFDYLKKEVSCDSMILFLVNEEKGSIDYYKSALSSDLSEEKQKLLSNLHFALHPDSGVMYLVYKRNRPFRFSKVKEGILTDSNQIMVDIVGKHPGMILPLVAQGKTIALLTLFTTEENVSFSKDHLRVAESTAEAIATAVINSMLIENLNKERNLAELARANTEYAKNEVIKLNEFSKKINSESNLDRIIQEMFDYILKTFGIEGTILQLIDHKKNEFYTYSTTNPEQAKPEHLQFARNLIIPLNEKGGFVYKSYVRKKPLYLSRVPGYLEYSIDKEIIKNLELKSFIINPLIVQNEVIGMAYFTSYKEGLNLGRDELRRITGFCDQIAGAIQNSLLLQITEQERKKAESAKLEIQKLNEFAKTINSSTNLEGTLAEIFEFIKSNYRISNCVLYYMDDEFSEFRYLNHSGFDLLADENIFFFKNLKFQLNEKSGFVYKCYSRKRFFYMKKIPKKIPYEIDREIINRSGVSSLLLSPLINNDKVVAMAIFGIMDKEIQLNQEELTSIVGVSEHIAGAIGNNFLMNKIEEEKHRSDSLLLNILPKNVAEELQRKGRVNPVEFENVTMLMTSFPGFSQMTSQLTPEELLEGLDLYFSRFDEIIKSNNMEKLKMTGDMYVAAGGLPVGNFTHTIDACLAALQIRDEANRIKLEFPDIAFKPPSITIAIHSGPVVAGVIGKTKFSYDVWGKTVTQTQAIRRGAHSSEINISLETAEKIKRLFVLENQKEINTYEGDPIPIIELKSLRLDFALESGIHPNEAFERLYTQQKRGARILIK, translated from the coding sequence ATGCCTTATTACCTCAAAAAACTCATTCTAATCCTATTTGTTCCTGGATTCGTTTTTCTTTCCTGTCAAAAGCAAGAAAGACATGCTGATCCGGCTTCCCAAGGGGTTTTGGATTTGGAGACTTGGGATTTTAGCAAAAACGGAATCGTGGCGCTTGACGGAGAATGGGAATTTTACTGGAACCAAACTTATGAAGATATTTCTTCTTCTATGGAAACGGAAAACCCCGCATCTTTTGTTACTGTTTCCATTCCTTCGACTTGGAAGGGGATGGAAGTCGAAGGGAAAACCTTGGAAGGATTCGGTTACGCAAGTTATCGGCTTAAATTAAAACTCCCCGAAAACAATCCTCCTCTTGCCATTCATAATCTGGATTTATCCTCAGCGTACAAATTGTACGTAAACGGAAAGTTGGTCCACGAAGAAGGGAAAGTTTCCCGATTCCCGGAAAGATTTCATCCTTCCTACAAACCCGGGCTCTTTGATTTGGAAAATTTATCGGGAGAGACCGAGATCGTTTATGAAGTATCCAATTACCATTATCCCAAAGGAGGATTTTGGGAATCCGCTGAAATTGGAGAACGAAAACAAGTATATGGAAAATTAAACAGAATCTACCAAGTCACATCTTTTATTGCAGGAAGTATTTTTCTGTGGGCCCTCTATCATATCGGACTCTTCATTATGAGAAGGCAGGACAAAGCAAGTTTGTTCATAGCCTTATTCAGTTTGCTTTTAATTCTGCGGATTTTAACAACGGGAGAAAGATTACTCACAAGCATTTTCCCGGAAATACCTATGGATCTGCTGATTCGTTTTGAATTTTCCACTTTTTACATCTCAACGGCGGTGTTCGTATACTTTTATCATTTGATATTCCCCACGACTTTAGGCAAAAGAACAACCTTGGCAATTTTGACGTTGATCACTCCTTTTATGATTTCCTTGTTTTTTCCGGTCCACCAGTTCGCATCTCTTGTTCTCTATTTTCAACTACTGCTTATGGTTATCTGCCTAGTAATCATCGCAGCCACCGTTATGGCATTTAACAATGACAAGGTGGCAGCAAGCATGTCTCTCGCAGGATTTTTATTCGTATGCGCTGCCCTTACAAACGACATACTTTATCAAAACAACGTAATCAATACTCTCAACCTCACTCCTTTCGGGTTTCTGTTGTTCATTCTATTTCAAGGTTATATTCTTTCATACGGATTCACCCGCGCCTACGAATCCATTGAGAAGTTGAAAGAAAATCTGGAAGGGTCCAACGAACAATTGAACAGTTTGAAAGAAGGGTTGGAAGGGCTGGTAGTGGAAAGGACCAAGGAACTCGCAAACTCCCGAGAAAACATACAAAGGTTAAACGAGTTTGCAAAAACCCTCAACTCCAGTCTCCGGCTGGAATCCATTATGTCCAAGGCATTTGATTATCTGAAGAAAGAAGTCTCCTGCGACTCTATGATTCTATTTTTGGTCAATGAGGAAAAGGGTTCGATTGATTATTATAAATCCGCACTTTCCTCCGATTTGTCGGAAGAAAAACAAAAGTTATTATCCAATCTACACTTCGCACTTCATCCCGATTCGGGAGTTATGTATTTGGTTTACAAACGGAACAGGCCGTTTCGATTTTCCAAAGTCAAAGAAGGGATTTTGACCGATTCCAATCAAATCATGGTGGATATTGTGGGAAAACATCCTGGGATGATTTTGCCACTCGTGGCACAGGGGAAAACGATCGCCTTACTCACATTATTCACAACGGAAGAAAACGTATCTTTTTCCAAAGATCATCTTCGTGTAGCGGAAAGTACTGCGGAAGCGATCGCTACCGCAGTCATCAACTCGATGTTAATCGAAAATCTGAATAAAGAAAGAAATCTCGCGGAACTAGCTCGAGCCAATACCGAATACGCCAAAAACGAAGTGATCAAATTGAATGAGTTTTCCAAAAAGATCAATTCGGAGTCCAATCTGGATCGAATCATTCAGGAGATGTTCGATTATATTCTGAAAACTTTCGGGATCGAAGGAACCATCTTACAACTGATTGATCATAAGAAAAACGAATTTTATACTTACAGCACTACGAATCCGGAACAGGCAAAACCTGAACATTTGCAATTTGCACGCAACCTAATCATTCCCTTGAACGAAAAGGGAGGATTTGTTTATAAATCCTACGTTAGAAAGAAGCCTCTTTATCTTTCCCGGGTTCCCGGTTATTTGGAATATTCAATTGACAAAGAAATCATTAAAAATCTGGAACTGAAATCATTTATCATCAATCCTTTGATTGTTCAGAACGAAGTGATCGGCATGGCTTATTTCACTTCCTATAAGGAAGGACTCAACTTAGGTAGGGATGAATTGAGAAGGATCACAGGTTTTTGCGATCAAATTGCAGGAGCCATTCAAAACTCGCTACTACTTCAGATCACCGAACAAGAAAGAAAAAAAGCGGAGTCTGCCAAACTTGAAATTCAAAAACTGAATGAGTTTGCAAAAACAATCAACTCATCAACCAATCTGGAAGGAACTCTCGCAGAGATTTTCGAATTTATAAAATCCAACTACCGGATCTCCAACTGCGTGTTGTATTATATGGATGATGAATTTTCCGAGTTCCGTTATCTGAATCATTCCGGCTTCGATTTGCTTGCGGATGAAAACATATTCTTTTTCAAAAATTTGAAATTCCAATTAAACGAAAAAAGCGGATTCGTTTACAAGTGTTATTCGAGAAAAAGATTTTTCTATATGAAAAAGATTCCTAAAAAAATCCCTTACGAAATCGACAGAGAAATAATAAACAGATCCGGTGTCTCCTCCTTACTTCTATCTCCTCTGATCAATAACGACAAAGTAGTCGCTATGGCGATTTTCGGAATTATGGACAAGGAAATCCAATTGAATCAAGAGGAGCTCACATCCATCGTCGGGGTTTCCGAACACATAGCGGGTGCTATAGGAAATAACTTTCTGATGAACAAGATCGAAGAGGAGAAACATAGATCCGATTCTCTTCTTTTGAATATTCTACCCAAAAACGTCGCGGAGGAATTGCAAAGAAAAGGAAGAGTCAATCCGGTGGAATTCGAAAACGTAACCATGCTGATGACTAGTTTTCCCGGCTTCTCTCAGATGACTTCCCAACTCACTCCGGAAGAACTATTGGAAGGATTGGATTTATATTTTTCCAGATTCGATGAAATCATCAAATCCAATAATATGGAAAAATTAAAAATGACGGGAGATATGTACGTTGCCGCCGGAGGACTACCCGTAGGAAATTTCACTCATACGATTGATGCATGTCTTGCAGCACTTCAAATCAGAGATGAAGCGAACCGGATCAAACTCGAATTTCCGGACATTGCATTCAAACCTCCTTCGATTACAATTGCAATCCATTCGGGTCCTGTTGTTGCCGGCGTAATAGGAAAAACAAAATTCAGCTATGATGTGTGGGGCAAAACCGTTACACAAACACAAGCTATACGAAGAGGGGCTCATTCCAGCGAAATCAACATATCGCTTGAGACCGCCGAAAAAATAAAAAGATTATTCGTTTTGGAAAACCAGAAAGAAATCAATACTTACGAAGGAGATCCGATCCCGATCATAGAACTGAAATCCTTACGATTGGACTTTGCATTGGAATCAGGCATTCATCCCAATGAAGCATTCGAAAGACTCTACACCCAACAAAAACGCGGTGCAAGAATCCTAATCAAGTAA